Proteins found in one Aquibium microcysteis genomic segment:
- a CDS encoding aldose 1-epimerase family protein, with amino-acid sequence MVELYGQTLTRRQVAERSGMLSQFAGVRLMTLGDGVERGIRMLEFRTGSGLRFTALVDRALDIADCDYRGQAIGWHSPAGFRHPGLHDDEGEAGLAWARSFSGLLVTCGLDHILGPEEVSAESYHYPGKKTVRHTLHGRVSTIPARLTGYGEAWEGDRCVLFAEGVVQQSAVFGEDLHLLRRIEADVGGSEIRVRDRVVNHGFLRTPHMYFYHVNVSHPLVDEGSRYVAPVRDVVWAAHAGEAYRAQDVGYRRLPGPRLNFREQVWQHDLAADASGEVPVAVVNERIGLGFELVTRKRQLPCMYQWQNFQAGQYAMGIEPSTHHVLGDNAARQRGEMIWLEHGEERAYEATFRVLDGADAIAAAETRIAAIARQPDEDFPAPSGRFPALSGGSAS; translated from the coding sequence ATGGTCGAACTCTACGGACAGACGCTGACCCGCCGGCAGGTTGCCGAGCGCTCCGGCATGCTGTCGCAGTTTGCCGGCGTGCGCCTGATGACGCTCGGCGACGGCGTCGAGCGCGGCATCCGCATGCTGGAGTTCCGCACCGGCAGCGGCCTGCGCTTCACCGCGCTCGTCGACCGGGCGCTGGACATCGCCGACTGCGACTATCGCGGCCAGGCGATCGGCTGGCACTCGCCGGCGGGTTTCCGCCATCCCGGCCTGCACGACGACGAGGGCGAGGCGGGCCTCGCCTGGGCGCGCTCCTTCTCCGGCCTGCTCGTCACCTGCGGCCTCGACCACATCCTCGGTCCCGAGGAGGTCTCCGCCGAGAGCTACCACTATCCCGGCAAGAAGACCGTGCGGCACACCCTGCACGGCCGCGTCTCGACCATCCCCGCCCGCCTGACCGGCTATGGCGAGGCCTGGGAGGGCGACCGCTGCGTGCTCTTTGCGGAAGGCGTCGTCCAGCAGTCCGCCGTCTTCGGCGAGGACCTCCACCTCCTGCGCCGCATCGAGGCCGATGTCGGCGGCTCGGAGATCCGCGTCCGCGACCGGGTGGTCAACCACGGCTTCCTGCGCACGCCGCACATGTATTTCTACCACGTCAACGTCAGCCACCCGCTGGTCGACGAGGGCTCGCGCTACGTCGCGCCCGTCCGCGACGTGGTCTGGGCCGCCCATGCCGGCGAGGCCTACCGCGCGCAGGACGTCGGCTACCGCCGCCTGCCCGGGCCGCGGCTGAATTTCCGCGAGCAGGTCTGGCAGCACGATCTCGCCGCCGACGCTTCGGGCGAGGTGCCCGTCGCCGTCGTCAACGAGCGCATCGGCCTCGGCTTCGAACTCGTCACCCGCAAGCGCCAGCTGCCCTGCATGTACCAGTGGCAGAATTTCCAGGCCGGGCAGTACGCCATGGGCATCGAACCCTCGACCCATCACGTGCTCGGCGACAATGCGGCGCGCCAGCGCGGCGAGATGATCTGGCTCGAACATGGCGAGGAGCGCGCCTACGAGGCGACGTTCCGCGTGCTCGACGGTGCGGACGCCATCGCCGCCGCCGAGACGCGCATCGCCGCCATCGCCCGCCAGCCGGACGAGGATTTCCCAGCGCCGTCGGGTCGCTTCCCGGCGCTGTCGGGAGGATCGGCATCATGA
- a CDS encoding MocE family 2Fe-2S type ferredoxin has protein sequence MAHWIEACAVDDVDEEDVIRFDHGGRTFAIFHAPDGRFYATDGLCTHEKVHLADGLVMDHVIECPKHNGRFDYRTGAAKGAPVCVNLATYPVKVEAGTVFIGLD, from the coding sequence ATGGCACACTGGATCGAAGCCTGTGCGGTCGACGACGTGGACGAGGAGGACGTGATCCGCTTCGACCACGGCGGGCGCACCTTCGCGATCTTCCACGCCCCCGACGGCCGCTTCTACGCCACCGACGGGCTGTGCACCCACGAGAAGGTCCACCTCGCCGACGGGCTGGTGATGGACCACGTCATCGAATGCCCCAAGCACAACGGCCGCTTCGACTACCGCACCGGCGCGGCCAAGGGCGCGCCGGTCTGCGTCAACCTCGCCACCTATCCCGTGAAGGTGGAGGCCGGCACGGTCTTCATCGGCCTGGACTGA
- a CDS encoding fatty acid desaturase family protein, translating into MSSSDKTRRDYSLVGESTRRAIETGLASAEWYHTEVPRKVMKELMQRRDGPAIRDTLLWFALLIGSAAGAIWFWGTWWCVPFFFVYGVIYGSSSDSRWHECGHGTAFRTRWMNDVVYQIASFMLMRNPVQWRWSHARHHTDTIIVGRDAEIAVMRPPDLLKAALMFTGLLDFRYALPGLFRQAFAGLNAEEESYIPEMERHRAVVAARWHVAIYLATVAGALYTWSFLPLMLVGLPRLYGSWHMVLTGLLQHIALADDVVDHRLNTRTVLMNPVSRWIYWNMNYHVEHHMFPMVPYHALPRLHELIRHDLPAPNPSMWHAYREAWPVLLRQLKYEDFYLRRDLPPSARPYREEFHALATPTAAE; encoded by the coding sequence ATGAGCAGCAGCGACAAGACCAGGCGCGACTACAGCCTCGTCGGCGAGAGCACGAGGCGCGCCATCGAGACCGGACTGGCCTCGGCCGAGTGGTATCACACCGAGGTGCCGCGCAAGGTCATGAAGGAGCTGATGCAGCGCCGCGACGGCCCCGCCATCCGCGACACCCTCCTGTGGTTCGCGCTGCTGATCGGCTCCGCCGCCGGCGCGATCTGGTTCTGGGGCACCTGGTGGTGCGTCCCCTTCTTCTTCGTCTACGGCGTCATCTACGGCTCGTCGAGCGACTCGCGCTGGCACGAATGCGGCCACGGCACCGCCTTCCGCACCCGCTGGATGAACGACGTCGTCTACCAGATCGCCTCCTTCATGCTGATGCGCAATCCGGTGCAGTGGCGCTGGAGCCATGCCCGCCACCACACCGACACCATCATCGTCGGCCGCGACGCCGAGATCGCCGTGATGCGGCCGCCGGACCTCCTTAAGGCCGCGCTGATGTTCACCGGCCTGCTCGATTTCCGCTATGCGCTGCCCGGCCTCTTCCGCCAGGCCTTCGCCGGCCTCAACGCCGAGGAGGAGAGCTACATCCCGGAGATGGAGCGGCACCGGGCCGTCGTCGCCGCGCGCTGGCACGTCGCCATCTACCTCGCCACCGTCGCCGGCGCGCTCTATACGTGGTCCTTCCTGCCGCTGATGCTCGTCGGCCTGCCGCGCCTCTACGGCAGCTGGCACATGGTGCTGACCGGCCTGCTCCAGCACATCGCCCTCGCCGACGACGTCGTCGACCACCGGCTCAACACCCGCACCGTGCTCATGAACCCGGTCAGCCGCTGGATCTACTGGAACATGAACTACCACGTCGAGCACCACATGTTCCCCATGGTGCCCTATCACGCGCTGCCGCGGCTGCACGAACTGATCCGCCACGACCTGCCGGCGCCCAACCCGTCCATGTGGCACGCCTACCGCGAGGCCTGGCCGGTGCTGCTGCGCCAGCTGAAATACGAGGACTTCTACCTCCGCAGGGACCTGCCGCCGTCGGCGAGACCCTATCGCGAGGAGTTCCACGCGCTGGCCACACCCACCGCCGCGGAATAG